A portion of the Tachyglossus aculeatus isolate mTacAcu1 chromosome 24, mTacAcu1.pri, whole genome shotgun sequence genome contains these proteins:
- the LOC119945073 gene encoding filamin A-interacting protein 1-like: MVVDEQQRLTEQLTLQSQKIQELTATAQETQTKLVVAEATAREEKQKAVGLERELQTQTHKLTQQQEAIMAKLTNEDSQNRQLRLKLAALSRQVDELEETNRSLRKAEEELQDIREKITKGEGGNSGIMAEVEELRKRILDMEGKDEELIKMEEQCRDLNKRLEKETSQSKSFKVEVDKLNKRITELEKLEESFSKSKQECYSLKSHLDKERTATKQLFQELDSLRVRIGELESTESKLEKTEGTLKEDLTKLKTLTVMLVDERKTMNEKIKQTEEKLQVATSQLQVEQNKVTSVTEKLIEESKKALKTKTDVEEKMYHVTKERDELKKKLKAEEEKGSDLLSKVNILKKRLQSLEGTEKDLLKNKFKQEPSKGTGSLHQENNKIKELSQEVERLKHKLKDMKAIEDDLMKTEDEFETLERRYATERDKAKFLSEELEDVKMELARYKLAEKTEASHDQWLFKRLQEEEAKSGHLSREVDALKEKIHKYMATEDLIGHLQGDHTVLQKKLNQQENRNRDLGREIESLTRELDRYRHFSKSLRPSLNGRRISDPQVFSKEVQTEPADNDPPDYKSLVPMERAVINGQLYEDSDNEDEELNDDEPRVSFKCNSSTVHPVNRKLWIPWMKSKENQSQNGKVQAKQNGNYVQPGDLVLSHTPGQPLHIKVTPDHGQNTATLEITSPTTESPHSYTSTAVIPNCGTPKQRITIIQNASITPVKSKSSPDGLTSPEQAAVSPVAVATFARASTPESCGSITPERTMSPIQLVAVTGPASSPEQSRSPEPLEIGAKHTIFRVSPDRQSSWQFQRSNSTGSSVITTEDNKIHIHLGSPYMQAVASVASPGRPASPSVPPQDTRTPALTNGTPGKSTNKVTSSITITPTATPLPRQSQITIPAGLTEQPFSLWERFVHELYNNIWN; the protein is encoded by the exons ATGGTTGTGGATGAACAGCAAAGACTCACGGAACAGCTCACGCTCCAAAGCCAGAAGATCCAAGAGCTAACTGCCACCGCTCAGGAGACCCAAACAAAACTGGTCGTCGCTGAAGCCACAGCtcgagaggagaagcagaaggccgTCGGACTGGAGCGGGAACTCCAGACGCAGACCCACAAGCTTACGCAGCAGCAAGAGGCTATCATGGCCAAACTGACCAACGAGGACAGCCAGAACCGCCAACTCCGCTTAAAGCTGGCGGCCCTCAGCCGGCAAGTTGACGAGTTGGAGGAGACCAACAGATCTCTGCGAAAAGCAGAGGAAGAGTTGCAGGACATAAGAGAAAAAATTACCAAGGGAGAAGGAGGCAACTCCGGCATCATGGCGGAAGTGGAAGAGCTCAGGAAGCGAATCCTGGACATGGAAGGCAAAGACGAGGAGCTCATAAAAATGGAGGAGCAGTGCCGCGATCTCAATAAAAGGCTGGAGAAAGAAACGTCGCAGAGCAAGAGCTTCAAGGTGGAGGTGGACAAGCTGAACAAACGGATTACGGAGTTGGAAAAACTCGAGGAGTCATTCAGCAAAAGCAAACAGGAGTGTTActctctgaaatcccacctcgaCAAAGAAAGGACGGCAACAAAGCAGCTGTTTCAAGAGCTAGATAGCTTAAGAGTCAGAATTGGAGAGCTAGAGAGCACTGAAAGCAAGCTGGAGAAGACAGAAGGCACTCTCAAGGAGGATTTAACGAAACTGAAAACGTTAACCGTGATGCTTGTGGACGAAAGGAAaacaatgaatgaaaaaataaagcAGACCGAAGAGAAGCTACAAGTGGCAACTTCTCAGCTGCAGGTGGAGCAAAACAAAGTGACATCAGTTACCGAAAAGTTAATCGAAGAGAGCAAAAAGGCCCTGAAAACTAAAACAGACGTGGAGGAAAAGATGTACCACGTGACCAAAGAGAGAGACGAGCTCAAAAAGAAGCTCAAAGCCGAAGAAGAAAAGGGCAGCGACCTTCTGTCCAAAGTTAACATTCTGAAGAAAAGACTCCAATCCCTCGAAGGCACCGAGAAAGATCTCCTCAAAAACAAATTTAAACAAGAACCCAGTAAGGGCACAGGCAGCTTACACCAAGAAAACAATAAGATCAAAGAGCTATCACAAGAAGTTGAAAGGCTGAAACATAAGTTAAAAGACATGAAAGCTATCGAAGACGATCTCATGAAAACCGAAGACGAATTCGAGACCCTAGAGAGACGCTACGCCACTGAGCGCGACAAAGCGAAGTTTTTATCCGAGGAACTCGAGGATGTCAAAATGGAGCTTGccaggtacaagttggcagagaagACGGAGGCCAGCCACGACCAGTGGCTTTTCAAAAGACTCCAAGAAGAAGAAGCCAAGTCCGGGCATCTATCTAGAGAGGTGGACGCGCTAAAAGAGAAAATTCACAAATACATGGCCACTGAGGACTTAATAGGCCACTTACAGGGTGATCACACCGTTCTGCAAAAGAAACTCAACCAACAAGAAAACCGAAACAGGGATTTAGGAAGAGAAATTGAAAGTCTCACCAGAGAACTGGATAGGTACCGGCACTTCAGTAAGAGTCTGCGACCTAGCCTCAACGGTAGGAGAATTTCTGACCCGCAGGTGTTCTCTAAGGAAGTCCAGACGGAACCAGCGGACAACGATCCCCCGGATTACAAGAGCCTGGTTCCTATGGAGCGAGCCGTCATCAACGGGCAGCTATACGAGGACAGCGACAACGAGGACGAAGAGCTGAACGACGATGAGCCCCGGGTGTCCTTCAAGTGCAACTCCTCCACTGTCCACCCTGTCAATCGGAAATTGTGGATCCCGTGGATGAAATCCAAGGAGAACCAATCTCAGAACGGAAAAGTACAAGCCAAACAGAACGGAAACTACGTCCAGCCTGGAGACTTGGTTTTGAGCCACACGCCAGGGCAGCCTCTTCACATCAAGGTGACGCCGGACCACGGGCAGAACACGGCCACTCTTGAAATCACCAGCCCCACCACCGAGTCTCCCCACTCTTACACCAGCACCGCAGTCATTCCCAACTGTGGCACCCCGAAGCAAAGGATAACCATCATTCAAAATGCCTCCATAACGCCCGTGAAGTCAAAATCGAGCCCGGACGGCCTCACGAGCCCTGAGCAAGCCGCCGTGTCCCCAGTGGCCGTGGCAACGTTCGCCAGAGCTTCGACTCCAGAGTCCTGTGGCTCCATCACTCCGGAAAGGACAATGTCTCCCATCCAGCTTGTGGCTGTGACTGGCCCGGCCAGCTCCCCAGAACAGAGCCGGTCACCGGAGCCCCTGGAGATTGGGGCCAAGCACACCATCTTCAGGGTCTCTCCGGACCGACAGTCGTCGTGGCAGTTTCAACGGTCGAACAGCACTGGTTCCAGTGTGATAACTACTGAGGATAACAAAATCCACATCCACTTAGGAAGCCCTTACATGCAAGCCGTGGCGAGCGTGGCTAGTCCGGGGAGGCCCGCCAGTCCTTCTGTTCCACCCCAGGATACCCGAACTCCAGCCCTAACGAATGGGACACCCGGCAAATCCACAAATAAGGTCACCAGCAGTATCACTATCACACCAACAGCCACTCCTCTCCCTCGACAATCACAAATTACA atCCCAGCAGGACTGACTGAACAACCCTTTTCACTGTGGGAGAGGTTTGTGCATGAACTGTACAACAATATATGGAACTAA